In Manduca sexta isolate Smith_Timp_Sample1 chromosome 23, JHU_Msex_v1.0, whole genome shotgun sequence, one DNA window encodes the following:
- the LOC115450524 gene encoding pre-mRNA-splicing factor CWC25 homolog, translating to MGGGDLNSKKSWHPNTMKNQERVWKAEQAAAEEKKRIVELQRERAEERDRTELNNMIKQNAAANMDDRLHWMYDKPDKKEQQEEYLLGKAIDKKSDYSDKLEAEAIPAVARRVVGSSMLSAVGAGDSQVDLVRKIREDPLLLIKERERAARAALLNNPLQRRKIAELLRKEQDQKKESLNLKKHKKKDKDLDSVLAAKLNALGAEKGLDLAALLDSDDSDSDSSSSSSILYKQKSKKKKKRKKQEKNVKSKKSKKKKKHSSDSEQSDNQKKSDSFEKRRPREESPHRSRDNESTSRKRHSGQDETVDNKSKTKRNRTDRTPPQSNDYDRPRRRRSRTRSREEYSRRKASPSRDKHVPKNTKRQGMSEEQRAAKLAAMVAAGAEREVDRGRRVAQQRAADEGDNKPRPQGLLRNEARSLPDSLESRIHSNRHYIQRNSRHMNEHFARR from the exons ATGGGGGGTGGTGATTTA AATTCCAAGAAATCATGGCATCCGAACACAATGAAGAATCAAGAGCGGGTATGGAAAGCAGAGCAAGCCGCCGCCGAAGAGAAGAAGCGGATAGTAGAGCTACAACGTGAGCGTGCTGAGGAGAGAGACCGAACAGAACTCAACAATATGATCAAACAAAATGCTGCGGCGAACATGGACGACCGGCTTCACTGGATGTATGAT AAACCGGATAAAAAGGAACAGCAGGAAGAATACCTGCTTGGAAAAGCTATTGATAAAAAGAGTGATTATTCAGACAAACTAGAAGCTGAGGCTATACCAGCTGTTGCTCGTCGGGTGGTGGGTTCCAGTATGTTGTCAGCAGTTGGAGCAGGAGATTCTCAAGTAGACTTGGTGAGGAAGATCCGTGAAGATCCACTACTGTTGATTAAAGAGCGAGAGCGGGCTGCTCGAGCTGCATTGTTAAACAACCCATTACAACGTCGTAAGATTGCTGAACTGTTACGGAAGGAGCAA GACCAGAAAAAAGAAAGCttgaacttaaaaaaacataaaaagaaagaTAAAGATTTAGATAGTGTGCTAGCAGCAAAATTAAATGCTCTAGGTGCTGAAAAAGGCCTTGATTTGGCTGCTTTACTCGATTCTGACGATTCTGATTCTGATTCATCGTCATCATCttctattttatacaaacagaaatccaagaaaaagaagaaaagaaagaaacaagaaaaaaatgttaaatctaaaaaaagcaaaaagaagaagaaacaTTCTTCAGATTCAGAACAGTCTGATAATCAGAAAAAAAGTGATTCGTTTGAGAAAAGGCGACCTAGAGAGGAGTCTCCGCACAGAAGCCGTGATAATGAATCCACAAGTCGAAAACGACATTCTGGTCAAGACGAAACAGTTgacaataaaagtaaaacaaaacgaaatagAACAGATCGCACTCCACCACAATCAAATGATTATGATCGACCTCGGCGTCGGCGCTCTCGCACAAGGAGTCGTGAAGAATATTCCCGACGAAAAGCATCACCTTCGCGAGATAAACATGTACCAAAAAATACGAAACGTCAGGGCATGAGTGAAGAACAACGTGCCGCCAAATTAGCGGCGATGGTGGCGGCCGGTGCCGAGCGGGAAGTGGACCGCGGGCGACGCGTGGCGCAGCAACGGGCGGCGGACGAAGGGGACAACAAGCCGAGACCCCAGGGCTTACTGCGCAACGAGGCTCGCTCTCTACCAGATTCACTCGAAAGTCGCATTCATTCAAACAGACATTATATACAACGAAATAGTCGCCACATGAATGAACATTTCGCTCGAAGGTAG
- the LOC119190254 gene encoding TBC1 domain family member 25-like produces the protein MFGYSKEAVRVKVKKCEGKLQPELRKFSVDPQITSLEVLQSILIKAFDIKSDFTLSYRTVDDYGLEVYLPLLSDWDLDAAFLKAHNIALTQWSVPCVLLIVYMKPFAEASEDCVPPVLTSTSSMVEKTFNMVSRALNLYEDPNTPPRPPLSDIEFRAFLDTVGQITNTAKLREVIYCGGIDPSLRKVVWKHILNVYPDGMTGKERMDYIKRKANEYYGLRARWKDCIQRGKVNADLAYVTSMVRKDVLRTDRHHNFYAGSDDNQNIASLFNILTT, from the exons ATGTTTGGGTATAGTAAAGAAGCTGTTAGAGTGAAAGTCAAG AAATGTGAAGGAAAACTCCAGCCAGAATTAAGGAAGTTCTCAGTGGATCCACAAATAACTTCATTAGAAGTGTTACAAAGCATTTTAATAAAGGCATTTGATATCAAATCTGACTTTACATTATCATACAGAACTGTTGATGACTATGGGCTAGAAGTGTATCTGCCCCTTCTCTCTGATTGGGATTTGGATGCTGCATTCCTCAA GGCTCATAACATAGCTCTTACACAATGGTCAGTGCCTTGTGTTCTATTAATAGTGTATATGAAACCCTTTGCGGAAGCTTCAGAGGATTGTGTGCCACCAGTATTGACATCCACTTCAAGTATG GTTGAGAAAACATTTAACATGGTATCAAGAGCACTGAACTTGTACGAAGATCCGAACACACCTCCACGACCACCGCTCAGCGACATTGAATTCAGGGCATTCCTCGATACAGTTGGTCAAATCACTAACACCGCCAAGCTAAGAGAAGTCATTTACTGCGGCGGTATAGATCCTagtttaag AAAAGTAGTGtggaaacatattttaaatgtgtacCCAGATGGCATGACGGGTAAAGAGAGGATGGACTACATCAAAAGAAAAGCCAACGAGTATTACGGGCTTAGAGCGCGTTGGAAAGACTGCATACAAAGAGGAAAg GTAAACGCGGATCTAGCATATGTTACAAGTATGGTTCGTAAAGATGTCTTACGTACCGATCGCCATCATAATTTCTACGCGGGTAGCGACGATAATCAAAACATCGCTTCCCTCTTCAACATATTAACGACGTAA
- the LOC119190325 gene encoding LOW QUALITY PROTEIN: general transcription factor IIF subunit 2-like (The sequence of the model RefSeq protein was modified relative to this genomic sequence to represent the inferred CDS: deleted 1 base in 1 codon; substituted 1 base at 1 genomic stop codon) — MASVNHIDRELDLSNTGRGVWLVKVPKYIANKWEKAPGDIAVGKLKISRVPGQRAQVQLSLPEAVLCLKEKGEQSIPKEHRLNVSNVTRQSLGVFSHVVPSDSTVIVPESEKLYMEGRIVQKLECRPYDDTTYYKLKFESIKKASTPQRQVQQLDRIVQNFKPVSDHRHNIEYQERKKAEGKKARDDKDAVLNMLFAAFEKHQYYNIKDLQKITRQPIVYLKGILKEVCNYNIKNPHKNMWGXSREYRHYKQDVPVETKEDKKGSDSD, encoded by the exons ATGGCTAGTGTTAATCACATCGATAGAGAATTGGATTTGTCTAACACAGGCAGAGGCGTATGGCTTGTGAAGGTACCCAAGTACATTGCTAATAAATGGGAGAAAGCCCCAGGGGACATAGCAGTAGGTAAATTGAAGATATCTCGGGTGCCTGGCCAGCGTGCTCAGGTGCAGTTATCGTTGCCCGAAGCAGTGCTGTGTTTAAAAGAGAAAGGTGAACAGAGTATACCAAAGGAACATAGGCTGAACGTTTCAAATGTGACGAGGCAGTCTTTGGGAGTGTTCTCTCATGTTGTTC CATCTGATTCCACCGTAATAGTACCTGaatctgaaaaactttatatggAAGGTAGGATTGTTCAGAAATTAGAATGCAGGCCTTATGATGACACCACATATTACAAACTAAAGTTTGAATCTATTAAAAAGGCATCCACACCACAACGACAAGTCCAGCAACTGGACAGAATAGTGCAGAACTTCAAACCTGTTTCTGATCATCGgcataat ATTGAATATCAAGAAAGGAAGAAGGCTGAAGGAAAGAAAGCTCGTGATGACAAAGATGCTGTGCTCAATATGTTGTTTGCTGCATTTGAGAaacatcaatattataacattaaggATTTGCAAAAG ATCACAAGGCAAccaattgtttatttgaaaggGATTTTGAAAGAAGtatgcaattataatataaagaatccACATAAGAAT ATGTGGGGTTGAAGCCGAGAGTACAGACATTATAAACAAGATGTTCCTGTTGAGACCAAGGAGGACAAAAAGGGCTCTGATAGTGACtga
- the LOC119190255 gene encoding tetraspanin-7-like — protein sequence MPGIALAMLSIKTEHNSAILGLLFLAVGFWAEFDLSNYMEMSPEFSGTAPYVFIGIGMLILVVSSIAFSCIIKAQPVLLYIWVLACTTMMCVGLIATLACFRHTFAKALYNGLNQAVINYSQLKTNLDFAQVKMHCCGVNNYTDWIRMSPQRVIPVSCCLDPNNCVTANYSDVFQRGCYHVIAKTIDDNAEIFVFLAVATTILPSCGTILACVLANVVNKSKYDAMD from the exons ATGCCCGGTATTGCGCTAGCTATGTTGTCCAtaaaaacggaacacaacagtgcaa TTTTAGGATTACTCTTCCTAGCGGTCGGCTTCTGGGCGGAGTTTGATCTCAGCAATTACATGGAAATGTCACCGGAATTTTCTGGAACTGCTCCTTACGTGTTCATCGGCATCGGCATGTTAATCCTTGTTGTTAGTTCGATTGCCTTCTCCTGCATAATCAAGGCACAACCAGTCCTACTTTATATT TGGGTTTTGGCGTGTACCACGATGATGTGCGTTGGACTAATTGCGACGCTGGCATGTTTCCGTCACACATTCGCAAAGGCCTTATACAATGGATTAAATCAAGCAGTCATCAACTACAGCCAACTTAAGACTAATTTGGACTTTGCCCAAGTCAag ATGCATTGCTGTGGAGTAAATAATTACACCGATTGGATCCGGATGTCGCCGCAACGTGTAATCCCGGTCTCATGCTGTCTGGACCCCAACAACTGCGTCACAGCTAATTACAGTGATGTTTTTCAAAGG ggTTGTTACCACGTGATCGCAAAAACTATCGACGACAATGCGGAAATATTCGTGTTTCTGGCCGTCGCTACAACCATTCTGCCGTCATGTGGGACGATACTAGCCTGCGTTCTTGCGAATGTcgttaataaatctaaatacgACGCTATGGATTAA